In Synchiropus splendidus isolate RoL2022-P1 chromosome 15, RoL_Sspl_1.0, whole genome shotgun sequence, the genomic stretch CGTTGTGTCGGTCAAGATTCTACAGAGGAACGTTTCCTCTTCTGACTCACCAGCCGCAGCTCTCACCTGCTCTGGAGGGACGTTCACACTGCGGAAGAGACTTCAAAACAAATCTCTCAAATGCGACCATGgtatgttttttaatgtttcatacCATGATTTAAGAATATTacaataactgaaaaaaaagttcaatgaCAAAGGCAGCAGACATCCATCTTGTACTAGCTTGGAATTCATAAGGCATCTCTGACACAATTCAGGTGCTTCCAACAAACCTTATTTCATGTTTAACTCTATTAAAAAACGTCAACATTGGCGTTCGGCAACtcccaaaacacagctgattaaaaaaaaaaaaaaaaaaaaaaaaagttcatccaACAACCCAAAACCCAGGCacctatctgtgtgtgtgtgtgttcctgtcagTCAGGAGGACAAAGAATGCGTTCATGAAATGAGTCCTGAACAGCAGTGAAACCCTGAAACAGATGCGATGCTGCTACTGTGGTGATCTTCTCCTACACCTCATCACTCGTCTCCtctctgcttttcttcttcttcttcttcttcttcttcttcttcttcttcttggacttTTCTGTCAGGCTCCCAGTCAGTTCATGTCCATTCATCTGCtcattcatgttttctttttgcttctttttcttcttcttcttggatgGAGGCGCCTCGTCACAATTCTCCTCCACACCAGAGGTAGTGCAAGAGATTTCAGTCGCAGTGTCATCTTCGTTTTTTCTtcgtttcttctttttcttggaAGGCTGCTCATCTTCGGCAATAACCTGACCACGGCTGTCCTCAGTTCCTTCCACCTCAACAGCCTCtgtcctcttctttttcttcttcttcttcttgggctCATCTGGTTCAGGATCAGAGGTCTGGACGGGACTCGAGGCTTCAGATGGAGCCCCCTCTGCTCGAGCTTTCTTCAGGCTGGCCATCCTCTGGGCAAAGTACTCCTGCATGGTGAGCGTGCTGGTCACGGTCTTGGTGATGGACTCGGTGTCTGCCGGCGTCTCTTCCTCACACGGGGAGTCTCTGCTGCCGCCCTCCTGGTCACACAGGGAAAAGACAGAAGCGGATTACCATCAGGGAAAGTGCACAGGAATGGGCAGCAGACAATGGTGGCCGTCCGTCAGCACCGTGTTAGAGGGG encodes the following:
- the pinx1 gene encoding PIN2/TERF1-interacting telomerase inhibitor 1; the protein is MSMLAEPRRKQKWSVDPRNSTWSNDDSKFGQKMLERMGWSKGKGLGKSEQGCTDHLKVKLKNNNHGLGATASYEDNWISHQDDFNELLAQLNSCHGQNNSSTEAQSEEQRSFSLEEKSKTSKKRVHYMKFTKGKDLSSRSETDLNCIFGKRAKSSRDSEQEGGSRDSPCEEETPADTESITKTVTSTLTMQEYFAQRMASLKKARAEGAPSEASSPVQTSDPEPDEPKKKKKKKKRTEAVEVEGTEDSRGQVIAEDEQPSKKKKKRRKNEDDTATEISCTTSGVEENCDEAPPSKKKKKKKQKENMNEQMNGHELTGSLTEKSKKKKKKKKKKKKKKSREETSDEV